A DNA window from Methanobacteriaceae archaeon contains the following coding sequences:
- a CDS encoding ADP-ribosylglycohydrolase family protein — protein MKIKDGIVGLAVGDALGVPVEFSKRSSLEANPVTGMRSGGTWKKAAGTWSDDTSMCLATMGSIVNKKAIDYADIMQEFCEWYFNDKYSQNGTFDTGITTTIAIESYKPGMNPLECGGTGERENGNGSLMRILPLAFIKDISFETIEDISSLTHAHKRSRIACVLYIQIAKSMLKNPDLSIRQHIQNASLEIIDYYGESYQDELKHFQRIFDDDYSDGISSKGYVITTLEAAIYCLENTTNYRDAVLKAVNLGEDTDTVAAVCGGLAGIYYGYEDIPVDWISEIDQIQSIIDLCENYEVVCYEYL, from the coding sequence ATGAAAATCAAAGATGGAATTGTCGGTTTGGCTGTTGGCGATGCACTTGGAGTTCCTGTTGAGTTTTCCAAAAGATCAAGTCTTGAAGCAAATCCAGTTACTGGAATGAGAAGTGGAGGTACCTGGAAAAAAGCTGCAGGAACCTGGTCTGATGATACTTCAATGTGTCTTGCAACAATGGGAAGTATTGTTAATAAAAAAGCAATAGATTATGCAGATATTATGCAGGAGTTTTGTGAATGGTATTTTAATGATAAATATTCACAAAACGGCACTTTTGATACTGGAATTACAACAACTATTGCAATAGAAAGTTACAAACCTGGAATGAATCCTCTTGAGTGTGGAGGAACCGGAGAAAGGGAAAACGGTAACGGTTCTCTTATGAGAATCCTTCCTTTGGCTTTTATCAAAGATATTTCTTTTGAAACAATTGAAGATATCTCATCTCTGACCCATGCTCATAAAAGATCAAGAATTGCATGTGTTTTGTACATACAAATTGCAAAATCAATGCTTAAAAATCCTGATTTAAGTATTAGACAACACATACAAAATGCAAGTTTGGAAATTATTGATTATTATGGTGAGTCTTATCAAGATGAGCTTAAGCATTTCCAAAGGATTTTTGATGATGATTATTCAGATGGAATTTCAAGTAAAGGATATGTTATCACAACCCTGGAAGCAGCTATTTACTGTTTGGAAAATACCACAAACTACAGGGATGCAGTTTTAAAAGCAGTTAACTTAGGTGAAGATACTGACACAGTTGCAGCAGTTTGTGGCGGACTTGCTGGAATTTATTATGGTTATGAGGATATACCTGTAGATTGGATTAGTGAAATTGACCAAATTCAATCCATCATTGATTTATGTGAAAATTACGAGGTCGTATGTTATGAATATTTATGA
- a CDS encoding zinc ribbon domain-containing protein: MTRLCKNCQFENQDDYDFCAKCGTPLVEGLKSAQIRVYRTEDLQVNKTALIFSYIATILFSWGGFIIGLFSKNTIFATFTFFGCFLPFFLVQSKHPTLKKHGLIMLVISLIGVSLSFYVMMH; the protein is encoded by the coding sequence ATGACACGCTTATGTAAAAATTGCCAATTCGAAAATCAAGACGATTATGACTTTTGCGCTAAATGCGGCACTCCATTAGTTGAAGGACTTAAATCTGCTCAAATAAGAGTTTACAGAACTGAAGACCTTCAGGTAAATAAAACAGCATTAATCTTTTCATATATTGCTACTATTTTATTTTCATGGGGTGGATTTATCATTGGTTTGTTTTCAAAAAATACTATTTTTGCAACATTCACATTCTTTGGATGTTTCTTACCGTTCTTTTTAGTACAGTCCAAACACCCAACACTTAAAAAGCATGGTTTAATAATGTTGGTTATTTCATTAATTGGTGTTTCATTATCATTTTATGTAATGATGCATTAA
- a CDS encoding GNAT family N-acetyltransferase yields MILKTPNLILRPWKSSDAECLYNLAKNPKIGPIAGWPPHESVEDSLNIINTVFAKKETYSVVLDDIPIGCVGLLFHPDCNHYWGDNTAELGYWIGEEYWGRGYAFEASKELIKRAFNDLDIKEIYATYRCENAQSARVLEKLGFEFYNNMTNVDYMQNHFDEIAVVLKK; encoded by the coding sequence ATGATTTTAAAAACTCCAAATCTCATTTTAAGACCCTGGAAAAGTAGTGATGCCGAATGTCTTTATAATCTTGCCAAAAATCCAAAAATTGGTCCTATTGCAGGCTGGCCACCTCATGAAAGTGTTGAAGATAGCTTAAATATTATAAATACAGTTTTTGCAAAAAAAGAAACCTATTCTGTTGTTTTAGATGATATTCCTATTGGGTGTGTTGGATTGTTATTTCATCCTGACTGCAATCACTACTGGGGTGATAACACAGCAGAACTTGGATACTGGATTGGTGAAGAATATTGGGGAAGAGGTTATGCATTTGAAGCATCAAAAGAACTGATTAAAAGAGCTTTCAATGATTTAGATATTAAAGAGATTTATGCAACATACAGATGTGAAAATGCACAGTCTGCTCGCGTTTTGGAAAAATTAGGATTTGAATTTTACAATAACATGACTAATGTTGATTATATGCAAAATCACTTTGATGAAATAGCTGTAGTGCTTAAAAAATAA
- a CDS encoding Mur ligase family protein, which produces MTGKFKFNFAKLSAKTLISLFSSGISNGGNYPGYIFTRIAGQDAISDLASEMDLGSVLVTGTNGKTTTTTLLIKLMENDIPIKKSFENNTINSITTALLKHKGDLGVFEYGIRNIKYGIPDTVQRLLNPIGVVYTTISQEHTQVSGVKNPFTEYLRAKQLLSYGMKDGVIVSNADDPRTAWIGSEKQNDVHVNFYGIEISQISDFDKAEVVCPNCGEILDYSQYYLNHRGVYSCSCGFKRPEPNVKLVDAEFKPDSWKLVIKGEVYNYHAAKNIELDLELNVPAFGFHNIYNTLASITAYSSFTPKVENIEKTIHNVFDNLDMSFIPPGRFEVIRVGDKNVGIGQGDNGDALKINALFMKSYLDSPLEFIYTTPDVDEEDIFNDHFNVIKSMNPEHVIVLPGRHSVEKGEEYYNIIKKEFESAEFYPIGYDELDKRIKKLSDLVVESQYKNIMMSGCGEEQAMWERIKKNFINR; this is translated from the coding sequence ATGACTGGTAAGTTTAAATTTAATTTTGCTAAACTTAGTGCTAAAACACTTATTTCATTATTTAGTTCAGGTATCAGTAATGGAGGAAATTATCCTGGATATATTTTCACTCGCATTGCGGGTCAGGATGCGATATCTGATTTAGCTAGTGAGATGGATTTAGGATCTGTTTTAGTAACTGGTACAAACGGAAAAACTACTACCACCACTCTTTTAATTAAATTAATGGAAAATGATATTCCAATTAAAAAAAGTTTTGAGAATAACACTATTAATTCAATTACAACAGCACTATTAAAACATAAAGGAGATTTAGGTGTTTTTGAATATGGTATTCGTAATATAAAATACGGAATTCCGGATACTGTTCAAAGATTATTAAATCCTATTGGTGTTGTATATACAACTATTTCTCAGGAACATACTCAGGTTTCAGGTGTTAAAAATCCTTTCACTGAGTATTTACGTGCTAAACAATTATTATCCTATGGTATGAAAGATGGAGTAATTGTTTCAAATGCTGATGATCCAAGAACTGCATGGATAGGTAGTGAAAAACAAAATGATGTTCATGTCAATTTCTATGGAATCGAAATTTCTCAAATCAGTGATTTTGATAAAGCAGAAGTTGTCTGCCCAAACTGTGGTGAAATTTTAGATTATTCACAATATTATTTAAATCATAGAGGAGTTTATTCCTGCAGTTGCGGTTTTAAACGTCCTGAACCTAATGTAAAACTTGTAGATGCTGAATTTAAACCAGATTCATGGAAACTGGTTATTAAAGGTGAAGTATACAACTATCACGCAGCAAAAAATATTGAACTTGACTTGGAATTAAATGTTCCTGCATTTGGATTCCACAATATTTACAATACATTAGCTTCAATTACTGCTTATTCATCTTTTACTCCTAAAGTTGAAAATATTGAAAAGACAATTCATAATGTATTTGATAATTTAGATATGTCTTTTATTCCACCTGGAAGATTTGAAGTTATAAGAGTTGGTGACAAAAACGTTGGTATTGGACAGGGAGATAACGGTGATGCACTTAAAATCAATGCATTATTCATGAAAAGCTACTTGGACAGTCCTTTGGAATTTATTTACACAACTCCTGATGTTGATGAAGAGGATATCTTTAACGACCACTTCAATGTAATTAAAAGTATGAATCCCGAACATGTTATTGTTCTTCCTGGAAGACACTCTGTTGAAAAAGGTGAAGAATATTATAATATTATTAAAAAAGAGTTTGAATCAGCAGAATTTTATCCAATAGGATATGATGAATTGGATAAAAGAATTAAAAAGTTATCTGATTTAGTTGTTGAGTCTCAATATAAAAATATTATGATGTCTGGCTGTGGTGAAGAACAGGCAATGTGGGAGAGAATTAAAAAGAATTTTATTAATAGATAA